One Pseudomonas muyukensis DNA segment encodes these proteins:
- a CDS encoding CoA-acylating methylmalonate-semialdehyde dehydrogenase has translation MNAPQTPDQAKVEQVKLLIDGQWVESKTTEWRDIVNPATQQVLARVPFATEEEVNAAVAAAERAFKTWRDTPIGARMRIMLKLQALIREHSKRIAVTLSAEQGKTIADAEGDIFRGLEVVEHAASIGTLQMGEFAENVAGGVDTYTLRQPIGVCAGITPFNFPAMIPLWMFPMAIVCGNTFVLKPSEQDPLSTMMLVELALQAGIPAGVLNVVHGGKQVVDGICTHPDIKAISFVGSTEVGTHVYNLGSQHGKRVQSMMGAKNHAVILPDANRTQTINALVGAAFGAAGQRCMATSVAVLVGKAREWLPDIKDAASKLKVNAGSEPGTDVGPVVSKRAKERVLGLIESGIKEGAKLELDGRGVKVPGYEQGNFVGPTLFSGVTTDMQVYTQEIFGPVLVTLEVDTLDEAIALVNANPFGNGTGLFTQSGAAARKFQSEIDIGQVGINIPIPVPVPFFSFTGSRGSKLGDLGPYGKQVVQFYTQTKTVTARWFDDDSVNDGVNTTISLR, from the coding sequence ATGAACGCACCGCAAACCCCCGACCAGGCCAAGGTCGAGCAGGTCAAGCTGCTGATCGACGGCCAATGGGTCGAGTCGAAGACCACCGAGTGGCGCGATATCGTCAACCCGGCCACCCAGCAAGTGCTGGCGCGGGTGCCATTCGCCACCGAGGAGGAGGTGAACGCCGCCGTGGCCGCCGCCGAGCGCGCGTTCAAGACCTGGCGTGACACCCCGATCGGCGCACGCATGCGCATCATGCTCAAGTTGCAGGCGTTGATCCGTGAGCACAGCAAACGCATCGCCGTGACCCTCAGCGCCGAGCAGGGCAAGACCATTGCCGATGCCGAAGGCGATATCTTCCGCGGCCTGGAAGTGGTCGAGCACGCAGCGTCCATCGGCACCCTGCAGATGGGCGAGTTCGCCGAGAACGTCGCCGGTGGTGTCGACACCTACACCCTGCGCCAGCCGATCGGCGTGTGCGCCGGTATCACCCCGTTCAACTTCCCGGCGATGATCCCGCTGTGGATGTTCCCGATGGCCATCGTCTGCGGCAACACTTTCGTGCTCAAGCCGTCCGAACAGGACCCGCTGTCGACCATGATGCTGGTCGAGCTGGCGCTGCAGGCGGGCATCCCGGCTGGCGTGCTCAACGTGGTGCACGGCGGCAAGCAGGTGGTCGATGGCATTTGCACCCATCCGGACATCAAGGCGATCTCCTTCGTCGGTTCGACCGAAGTCGGCACCCACGTCTACAACCTCGGCAGCCAGCACGGCAAGCGCGTGCAATCGATGATGGGCGCCAAGAACCATGCGGTGATCCTGCCCGACGCCAACCGCACCCAGACCATCAACGCCCTGGTCGGCGCCGCCTTTGGCGCGGCCGGCCAGCGCTGCATGGCCACCTCGGTGGCGGTGCTGGTGGGCAAGGCCCGCGAGTGGCTGCCGGACATCAAGGATGCCGCCAGCAAGCTCAAGGTCAACGCCGGCAGCGAGCCGGGCACCGATGTCGGCCCGGTGGTCTCCAAGCGCGCCAAGGAGCGTGTGCTGGGCCTGATCGAAAGCGGTATCAAGGAGGGCGCCAAGCTCGAGCTCGATGGCCGCGGCGTCAAGGTGCCGGGCTACGAGCAAGGCAACTTCGTCGGCCCGACCCTGTTCTCCGGGGTGACCACCGACATGCAGGTCTACACCCAGGAAATCTTCGGCCCGGTGCTGGTGACCCTGGAGGTCGACACCCTCGACGAGGCCATCGCCCTGGTCAACGCCAACCCGTTCGGCAACGGCACTGGCCTGTTTACCCAGAGCGGCGCGGCGGCGCGCAAGTTCCAGAGCGAGATCGACATCGGCCAGGTGGGTATCAACATCCCGATCCCGGTGCCGGTGCCGTTCTTCAGCTTCACAGGCTCGCGCGGCTCCAAGCTTGGCGACCTTGGCCCGTACGGCAAGCAGGTGGTGCAGTTCTACACTCAGACCAAGACCGTCACTGCCCGTTGGTTCGATGACGACAGCGTCAATGACGGTGTGAACACCACCATCAGCCTGCGCTAA
- a CDS encoding YfiR family protein — MTVAVSALRRVTGCAFSLLMALLLSNGASAWAAGSVPDAHVQQRARAVTQVVLGILSYARWPAEPNPLRLCLVGPTEYADDLIKGNVQNSGQPLQVRRLLANDPSVASACDAVYIGKLDQAHRERLFQALNGHPVLSISEAGDPCTVGSLFCLRIGDPQVAFDVNLDSVARSGVRIHPSVLQLSRRRAGQP, encoded by the coding sequence ATGACAGTGGCTGTCTCGGCCTTGAGACGAGTGACGGGCTGTGCGTTCTCGCTGCTGATGGCCCTGCTGTTGTCGAACGGCGCGTCCGCCTGGGCGGCCGGTAGCGTGCCGGACGCGCACGTGCAGCAGCGCGCCCGGGCCGTGACCCAGGTGGTGCTGGGCATCCTCAGCTACGCACGCTGGCCGGCCGAGCCCAACCCCTTGCGCCTGTGCCTGGTCGGCCCCACCGAGTACGCCGATGACCTGATCAAGGGCAATGTGCAGAATTCCGGGCAGCCGCTGCAGGTGCGGCGCCTGCTGGCCAACGACCCGAGCGTGGCCAGTGCCTGCGATGCGGTGTACATCGGCAAGCTCGACCAGGCCCATCGCGAGCGGCTGTTCCAGGCGCTCAACGGCCACCCGGTACTGAGCATCAGCGAGGCCGGCGACCCATGCACGGTCGGCAGCCTGTTCTGCCTGCGCATTGGCGATCCGCAGGTGGCCTTCGACGTCAACCTCGACTCGGTGGCGCGCAGTGGCGTGCGCATCCACCCCAGCGTGCTGCAACTGTCGCGACGCCGGGCAGGGCAGCCATGA
- a CDS encoding LysR family transcriptional regulator has product MQKDLTSLSALNWDDLKFFLEVARTRKASSAAKRLSVDYTTVSRRIGSLEGALGTLLFEKSRTNGFVLTAEGQRLLGYAESIESTLHMACEQVSGSGVALSGHVRMGCTEGFGSFFVTPQLSHFVDAWPAISVDILPLPHFISLSKREADIVIALERPEHGPYVCCKLCDYRLRLYATQDYLARHPPIQQIADLAQHPFISYVDDLAFSSELLYLANLIPNAQAHLRSTSVIAQYTAALQGRGLAILPCFLAAQDPRLVTVLPEQVEVTRQFWMYCREDLRKLKRITLLWDYIREVTEANAPLLMGQTRDMKFARH; this is encoded by the coding sequence ATGCAAAAAGACCTCACCTCCCTGAGCGCGCTCAACTGGGACGACCTCAAGTTCTTTCTTGAGGTAGCGCGCACCCGCAAGGCCAGCAGTGCGGCCAAGCGCCTGAGCGTGGACTACACCACGGTCTCGCGGCGCATCGGCTCACTGGAAGGGGCGCTGGGCACATTGCTGTTCGAGAAGTCGCGCACCAACGGCTTCGTCCTCACCGCCGAGGGCCAACGCCTGCTGGGCTATGCCGAATCGATCGAAAGCACCCTGCACATGGCCTGCGAGCAGGTCTCAGGCTCCGGCGTGGCGTTGTCGGGGCATGTGCGCATGGGCTGCACAGAAGGCTTCGGCAGCTTTTTCGTCACCCCGCAGCTGAGCCATTTCGTCGACGCCTGGCCGGCGATATCGGTGGATATCCTGCCGCTGCCGCACTTCATCAGCCTGTCCAAGCGCGAGGCCGACATCGTTATCGCGCTGGAACGCCCGGAACATGGTCCTTACGTGTGCTGCAAGCTGTGCGACTACCGCCTGCGCCTGTACGCCACCCAGGACTACCTGGCGCGCCACCCGCCGATCCAGCAGATTGCCGACCTGGCGCAGCATCCGTTCATCAGCTATGTCGACGACCTGGCATTCAGCTCGGAGTTGCTGTACCTGGCCAACCTGATCCCCAATGCCCAGGCGCACCTGCGCAGCACCAGCGTGATCGCCCAGTACACGGCGGCGTTGCAGGGGCGCGGGCTGGCGATCCTGCCGTGTTTCCTGGCGGCGCAGGACCCACGGCTGGTGACGGTGCTGCCGGAGCAGGTCGAGGTGACGCGGCAGTTCTGGATGTACTGCCGGGAAGATCTGCGCAAGTTGAAGCGGATCACCCTGCTGTGGGACTACATCCGCGAGGTGACCGAGGCCAATGCGCCGTTGCTGATGGGCCAGACGCGGGACATGAAGTTCGCCCGACACTGA
- a CDS encoding diguanylate cyclase domain-containing protein, producing MKRPAKRVSRPTLRAVLGRGHLGVALLAAGLAGVLVTLLGVAALRVYANHNLHLIARSINYTVEAAVVFDDSAAANEALALIAATEEVADAKVYDNDGDLLAHWQRDEQGVMAQLQTQVARSLLEEPINMPVQHMGQRVGHIELTGQGGSLVRFLLSGLVGILVCTVLSAVLALYLSRRVFGDIIRPLRHLASVAHAARRERSFDRRVPETQIAELNELGNDFNALLDELEAWHSHLQSENESLAHQASHDSLTGLPNRAFFEGRLSRSLRSAARNEEHLALLFLDSDHFKQINDSLGHAVGDEVLVSVASRVRAQLREHDLVARLGGDEFAILLTPLHSREDAQRIAEKIIASMKVPVPLEDGNSITTSLSVGIAYYPDDGRDPASLLNAADAAMYQAKRKRRGHWQVAQPERRATDVKNRS from the coding sequence ATGAAACGTCCAGCCAAGCGCGTCAGCCGGCCAACCTTGCGTGCGGTACTGGGCCGCGGCCACCTGGGCGTGGCCTTGCTCGCCGCCGGCCTTGCCGGGGTGCTGGTGACCCTGCTCGGGGTCGCGGCGCTGCGGGTGTACGCCAACCACAACCTGCACTTGATCGCCCGTTCCATCAACTACACCGTCGAGGCCGCCGTGGTATTCGACGACAGCGCCGCGGCCAACGAGGCGCTGGCGCTGATCGCCGCCACCGAGGAGGTGGCCGACGCCAAGGTGTACGACAACGACGGCGACCTGCTGGCCCATTGGCAACGCGATGAGCAGGGGGTGATGGCGCAGTTGCAGACCCAGGTGGCGCGCAGCCTGCTGGAAGAGCCGATCAACATGCCGGTGCAGCACATGGGCCAGCGGGTCGGCCATATCGAGCTGACCGGGCAGGGCGGCAGCCTGGTGCGCTTCCTGCTCAGCGGCCTGGTTGGCATCCTGGTGTGTACCGTGCTCAGCGCGGTGCTGGCGCTGTACCTGTCGCGCCGGGTGTTCGGCGATATCATCCGGCCGCTGCGCCACCTGGCCAGCGTCGCCCACGCCGCGCGCCGCGAGCGCAGTTTCGACCGGCGCGTGCCCGAGACCCAGATCGCCGAACTCAATGAGCTGGGCAACGACTTCAATGCCCTGCTCGATGAGCTGGAGGCCTGGCACAGCCACTTGCAGAGCGAGAACGAGAGCCTTGCCCATCAGGCCAGCCACGACAGCCTCACTGGCCTGCCCAACCGCGCGTTCTTCGAGGGCCGCCTGAGCCGCAGCCTGCGCAGCGCTGCGCGCAACGAGGAGCACCTGGCGCTGCTGTTCCTCGACAGCGACCATTTCAAGCAGATCAACGACAGCCTCGGCCACGCGGTGGGCGACGAGGTGCTGGTGAGCGTCGCCAGCCGGGTGCGCGCGCAACTGCGCGAGCATGACCTGGTGGCGCGGCTGGGCGGCGACGAGTTCGCCATTCTGCTGACGCCGCTGCACTCGCGCGAGGACGCCCAGCGCATCGCCGAGAAGATCATCGCCAGCATGAAGGTGCCGGTGCCGCTGGAGGATGGCAACAGCATCACCACCTCGCTGAGTGTCGGCATCGCCTATTACCCCGACGACGGCCGCGACCCGGCCAGTCTGCTCAATGCCGCCGATGCGGCGATGTACCAGGCCAAGCGCAAGCGCCGTGGCCATTGGCAAGTGGCCCAGCCGGAGCGCCGTGCCACTGACGTAAAGAACAGGAGCTGA
- a CDS encoding OmpA family protein produces MLRFPIFALLLALLALAGCQSVPPKGLTPEQVAVLKREGFAPTDEGWAFDLSGKVLFGSDLDSLNSQSESIVERIGKALLSVNIQRVRIDGHADASGKAAYNQQLSERRAQSVAKALIGIGMQPQNIQTRGMGSSQPVADNRTAAGRMENRRVSIVVGSD; encoded by the coding sequence ATGCTGCGTTTCCCGATTTTTGCCCTGCTGCTGGCTCTGCTGGCGCTTGCCGGCTGCCAGAGCGTGCCGCCCAAGGGCCTGACCCCCGAGCAGGTGGCGGTGCTCAAGCGCGAGGGCTTCGCCCCGACCGACGAAGGCTGGGCGTTCGACCTGTCGGGCAAGGTGCTGTTCGGCAGCGACCTGGACAGCCTCAACAGCCAGAGCGAATCGATCGTCGAGCGCATCGGCAAGGCCTTGCTGTCGGTGAACATCCAGCGGGTGCGCATCGACGGCCATGCCGATGCCTCGGGCAAGGCCGCCTACAACCAGCAGTTGTCCGAGCGTCGCGCGCAGAGCGTGGCCAAGGCGCTGATCGGCATCGGCATGCAGCCGCAGAACATCCAGACCCGCGGCATGGGCAGCAGCCAGCCGGTGGCCGACAACCGCACCGCGGCAGGGCGCATGGAGAACCGCCGGGTGTCGATCGTGGTGGGCTCCGACTGA
- the recD gene encoding exodeoxyribonuclease V subunit alpha: MSRRLDDLLPTPLQAEHLNALAPLGDSHDLLALLDRWVERGWLRALDRAFVGFLEERAPGSDPLVLLAAALASHQLGHGHVCLDLRQTLAEPDFALSLPPEGDALTGPLLLPSQLLGSLDLGLWLQRIGQSTLVADGDALAQRPRPLVLSGERLYLRRYWTYERRIDATLHQRLARQLPLQADLPQRLAQLFDGGAPAGEVDWQKLACALATRAGFSVITGGPGTGKTTTVVRLLALLQAPAVEQGRPLRIRLAAPTGKAAARLTESIGQQVARLQVAAEVREQIPTEVSTVHRLLGSRPGSRHFRHHAGNPLPLDVLVVDEASMIDLEMMANLLDALPASARLVLLGDKDQLASVEAGAVLGDLCRDAEDGCYWPQTLAWLEQVGGQSLAGIGLQAGDEPRKPLAQQIVMLRHSRRFGEGSGIGQLARLVNRQQAQEARALLATRLDDVFCLTLGGEHDKRFDRLLLDGLNQGAEGPQGYRSYLRTIGRLRPAPGTPVDDPRWEQWAGEVLRSFEAFQLLCAVRKGAWGVEGLNERVARVLHNAGLIDNQQPWYEGRPVLVTRNDYGLGLMNGDIGIALRLPDEQGQALLRVAFPRNDGSGGVRFVLPSRLSEVETVFAMTVHKSQGSEFSHTALVLPDALNPVLTKELVYTGITRAKHCFSLIEPRAGVFEEAVERKVRRVSGLMLEQV, from the coding sequence ATGAGCCGACGCCTCGACGACCTGCTGCCCACCCCGTTGCAGGCCGAACACCTCAACGCCCTGGCGCCACTGGGCGACAGCCATGACTTGCTGGCCCTGCTCGATCGCTGGGTCGAGCGCGGCTGGTTGCGCGCCCTCGACCGGGCGTTCGTCGGCTTCCTCGAGGAGCGCGCGCCCGGCAGCGATCCGCTGGTGCTGCTGGCGGCGGCGTTGGCCAGCCACCAGCTGGGCCATGGCCATGTCTGCCTCGACCTGCGCCAGACCCTTGCCGAGCCGGATTTTGCCCTGTCGTTGCCGCCGGAAGGGGATGCCCTGACCGGCCCCCTGCTGCTGCCCTCGCAGTTGCTGGGCAGCCTCGACCTGGGGCTGTGGTTGCAGCGCATCGGCCAGAGCACCCTGGTGGCCGATGGCGACGCCCTTGCGCAACGCCCGCGGCCCTTGGTGCTTAGTGGTGAACGCCTGTACCTGCGCCGCTACTGGACCTACGAGCGGCGCATCGACGCCACGCTGCACCAGCGCCTGGCCCGGCAGCTGCCGTTGCAGGCCGACTTGCCGCAGCGCCTGGCGCAGTTGTTCGACGGCGGCGCCCCCGCAGGCGAGGTGGACTGGCAAAAGCTTGCCTGTGCCCTGGCGACCCGCGCCGGTTTCAGCGTGATCACCGGTGGCCCGGGTACTGGCAAGACCACCACGGTGGTGCGCCTGCTGGCGCTGTTGCAGGCGCCGGCGGTCGAGCAGGGGCGGCCGCTGCGTATCCGCCTGGCAGCGCCGACCGGCAAGGCCGCGGCACGCCTGACCGAATCCATTGGCCAACAGGTGGCGCGCCTGCAAGTGGCGGCCGAGGTGCGCGAGCAGATCCCCACCGAGGTCAGCACCGTGCACCGCCTGCTGGGCAGCCGCCCAGGGTCGCGGCACTTCCGCCATCACGCGGGCAATCCCTTGCCGCTGGACGTGCTGGTGGTCGACGAGGCGTCGATGATCGACCTGGAAATGATGGCCAACCTGCTCGATGCCCTGCCGGCCAGCGCGCGCCTGGTGCTGCTGGGCGACAAGGACCAGTTGGCCTCGGTGGAAGCCGGCGCGGTGCTGGGGGACCTGTGCCGGGATGCCGAGGATGGCTGCTACTGGCCGCAGACCCTGGCCTGGCTGGAGCAGGTGGGGGGGCAGTCGCTGGCCGGCATCGGCTTGCAGGCGGGCGATGAGCCGCGCAAGCCACTGGCCCAGCAGATTGTCATGCTGCGCCATTCCCGACGCTTTGGTGAGGGCAGCGGCATCGGCCAGCTGGCGCGGCTGGTCAACCGCCAGCAGGCGCAGGAGGCGCGGGCGCTGCTGGCCACCCGGCTCGACGATGTGTTCTGCCTGACGCTCGGTGGCGAGCACGACAAGCGCTTCGATCGCCTGCTGCTCGATGGCCTCAACCAGGGCGCAGAGGGCCCGCAAGGCTACCGCAGCTACCTGCGCACGATTGGCCGCTTGCGCCCGGCGCCGGGCACGCCCGTCGACGATCCGCGCTGGGAGCAATGGGCCGGCGAGGTGCTGCGCAGTTTCGAGGCGTTCCAGTTGCTGTGCGCGGTGCGCAAGGGCGCCTGGGGCGTCGAAGGGCTGAACGAACGGGTCGCCCGGGTGCTGCACAATGCCGGGCTGATCGACAACCAGCAACCCTGGTACGAGGGCCGCCCGGTGCTGGTGACGCGCAACGACTACGGCCTTGGCCTGATGAACGGTGATATCGGCATTGCCCTGCGCCTGCCGGACGAGCAGGGCCAGGCGCTGCTGCGGGTGGCCTTCCCGCGCAACGACGGCAGTGGTGGCGTGCGTTTCGTCCTGCCCAGCCGCCTCAGCGAAGTGGAAACCGTGTTCGCCATGACCGTGCACAAGTCCCAGGGCTCGGAGTTCAGCCATACCGCGCTGGTGCTGCCCGACGCACTGAACCCGGTGCTGACCAAGGAGCTGGTGTACACCGGCATCACCCGCGCCAAGCACTGCTTCAGCCTGATCGAGCCGCGCGCCGGGGTGTTCGAGGAGGCTGTGGAGCGCAAGGTCAGGCGGGTGTCGGGGCTGATGCTGGAGCAAGTCTGA